A genome region from Ottowia testudinis includes the following:
- the dapD gene encoding 2,3,4,5-tetrahydropyridine-2,6-dicarboxylate N-succinyltransferase produces MTQQLQQIIDAAWEDRAKLSATQAPKQVADAVEHVISDLNAGRLRVAVRESVGQWHVNQWVKKAVLLSFRLKDNGIMRAGDLGFFDKVPTKFANLDEAALREAGVRVVPPAVARRGSFIGKGAVLMPSYVNIGAYVDEGTMVDTWATVGSCAQIGKHVHLSGGVGIGGVLEPLQAGPTIIEDNCFIGARSEVVEGVVVEENSVLGMGVYIGQSTPIFNRDTGEISYGRVPSGSVVISGGLPKTTAAGVAYNTYAAIIVKRVDAQTRSKTSINDLLRP; encoded by the coding sequence ATGACCCAACAGCTGCAGCAGATCATCGACGCTGCGTGGGAAGACCGCGCCAAACTCTCTGCCACCCAGGCGCCCAAGCAAGTGGCCGATGCGGTCGAGCACGTCATCAGCGACCTGAACGCCGGCCGCCTGCGCGTGGCGGTGCGCGAATCGGTCGGCCAGTGGCACGTCAACCAGTGGGTGAAGAAGGCGGTGCTGTTGTCTTTCCGCCTGAAGGACAACGGCATCATGCGCGCTGGCGATCTGGGCTTCTTCGACAAGGTGCCGACCAAGTTCGCTAACCTGGATGAAGCCGCCCTGCGCGAGGCCGGCGTGCGCGTGGTGCCGCCGGCGGTGGCGCGGCGCGGCAGCTTCATCGGCAAGGGCGCGGTGCTGATGCCGTCTTACGTCAACATCGGCGCCTACGTGGATGAAGGCACCATGGTCGACACCTGGGCCACCGTGGGCAGCTGCGCGCAGATCGGCAAGCACGTGCACCTGTCGGGCGGCGTGGGCATCGGCGGCGTGCTGGAGCCGCTGCAGGCCGGCCCCACCATCATCGAGGACAACTGCTTCATCGGCGCCCGCTCCGAGGTGGTCGAGGGCGTGGTGGTTGAAGAGAACTCCGTGCTCGGCATGGGCGTGTACATCGGCCAAAGCACGCCGATCTTCAACCGCGACACCGGCGAGATCAGCTACGGCCGCGTGCCCAGCGGCAGCGTGGTGATCAGCGGTGGCCTGCCCAAGACCACCGCCGCCGGTGTGGCCTACAACACCTACGCGGCCATCATCGTCAAGCGGGTGGAC
- the dapC gene encoding succinyldiaminopimelate transaminase, protein MNPLLSRLQPYPFERLRKLFEGVTPNPAYRPISLGIGEPKHATPRFIQEALAGDLATGLSGYPPTAGSPALREACAGWLRRRYGVTVDPASQVLPVLGSREALFALAQAVVDPAQPGATVVCPNPFYQIYEGAALLAGAATFYVASDPARNFAPRWDQVPGEVWARTQLVYVCSPGNPTGAVMPLDEWKLLFELSDRHGFVIASDECYSEIYFRDEPPLGGLEAAARLGRADFKNLVMLTSLSKRSNVPGMRSGFVAGDAAIMKALLLYRTYHGSAMSPVVQTASIAAWGDEAHVEDNRRQYREKFAAVTPILARVMDVALPDAAFYLWAGVPASWNSSDTGFARELLAQYNVTVLPGSYLARMSNGSNPGQGRVRMALVAETAECVEAAERMAQFIQSKS, encoded by the coding sequence ATGAACCCTCTGCTTAGCCGCCTGCAGCCCTACCCGTTCGAACGGCTGCGCAAGTTGTTCGAGGGCGTGACGCCCAATCCAGCCTACCGCCCCATCAGCCTGGGGATTGGCGAGCCCAAGCACGCCACGCCACGGTTCATTCAGGAGGCGTTGGCGGGTGATTTGGCGACGGGTTTGTCGGGCTACCCGCCGACGGCTGGCTCGCCCGCGCTGCGCGAGGCTTGCGCGGGCTGGCTCCGCCGCCGCTATGGCGTCACGGTGGATCCGGCCAGCCAGGTGCTGCCGGTGCTCGGTTCGCGCGAGGCGCTGTTCGCGCTGGCGCAGGCGGTGGTTGACCCGGCCCAACCCGGGGCCACCGTGGTCTGCCCCAACCCCTTCTATCAAATTTACGAGGGCGCGGCGCTGCTGGCGGGGGCTGCAACCTTTTACGTGGCGAGCGACCCGGCGCGCAACTTCGCGCCGCGCTGGGATCAGGTGCCGGGCGAGGTATGGGCGCGCACGCAGCTGGTTTACGTCTGCTCGCCCGGCAACCCGACCGGCGCCGTGATGCCGCTGGATGAATGGAAGCTGCTGTTCGAGCTGAGCGACCGGCACGGCTTTGTCATCGCATCGGACGAGTGTTACAGCGAGATCTACTTCCGCGATGAACCCCCGCTGGGCGGGCTGGAAGCGGCGGCCCGGCTGGGTCGAGCGGATTTCAAGAACCTGGTGATGCTCACCAGCCTGTCCAAGCGCAGCAATGTGCCGGGCATGCGCTCTGGTTTCGTGGCGGGCGATGCGGCGATCATGAAAGCGCTGCTGCTCTACCGCACCTACCACGGCAGCGCCATGAGCCCGGTGGTGCAGACGGCCAGCATCGCCGCCTGGGGCGACGAGGCGCACGTGGAGGACAACCGCCGCCAATACCGCGAGAAGTTCGCCGCCGTCACACCGATCCTGGCGCGCGTGATGGATGTGGCACTGCCCGACGCCGCTTTCTATCTGTGGGCTGGTGTGCCGGCGTCGTGGAATAGTTCCGACACTGGCTTCGCGCGCGAGCTGCTCGCTCAATACAATGTGACGGTTTTGCCCGGCAGTTATCTGGCACGCATGTCGAACGGCAGCAACCCTGGCCAGGGCCGCGTGCGCATGGCCCTGGTGGCCGAAACCGCCGAATGCGTCGAAGCGGCCGAGCGCATGGCCCAGTTCATCCAATCCAAATCCTGA
- a CDS encoding ferritin-like domain-containing protein — translation MNSQSSSDAAASDSLRAAPVAPRSSAEPEPAPARRQAHWRVESLDFGAIDRARIAAREDLFYLLVSASFIESGSDLYTRNLSDHYADYPEVAAWLRDYWEHEELQHGRAFERYVKAAWPEFPWQTAFESFIAEYGPLCTMEELEPDRALELAARCVVETGTTTYYQTLRELSDEPVLTDMLGRIRADEVNHYKHFLAYFKQLRAAPGAKPSSRLRVARVVYQRLLELRESDSDVALRHVWAHKGGMFADGAQSFEEISRRIYQLVSSRLPADQAVRMLLKPLMLPRKVESWIEKPLAGLARRVVAS, via the coding sequence ATGAACAGTCAGTCCTCTTCCGACGCGGCGGCCAGCGATTCCTTGCGTGCCGCGCCCGTTGCGCCACGTTCAAGCGCTGAACCCGAGCCTGCGCCAGCGCGTCGCCAGGCGCACTGGCGCGTCGAGTCGCTGGATTTTGGGGCCATCGACCGCGCGCGCATCGCGGCGCGCGAGGACTTGTTCTATTTGCTGGTCAGTGCGTCCTTCATCGAATCCGGCTCTGATCTGTACACCCGCAACCTGTCGGATCATTACGCCGATTACCCGGAAGTTGCGGCGTGGCTGCGCGACTACTGGGAGCACGAGGAGCTGCAGCACGGCCGCGCTTTTGAGCGCTACGTCAAAGCCGCTTGGCCCGAGTTTCCGTGGCAGACCGCCTTTGAGAGCTTCATCGCCGAATACGGCCCGCTGTGCACCATGGAAGAGCTGGAGCCCGACCGCGCGCTGGAGCTGGCCGCGCGCTGCGTGGTCGAGACCGGCACCACCACCTACTACCAAACCCTGCGCGAGCTGAGCGACGAGCCGGTGCTGACCGACATGCTCGGCCGCATCCGCGCGGACGAGGTCAACCACTACAAGCACTTTCTGGCCTATTTCAAGCAATTGCGCGCCGCGCCGGGCGCAAAGCCGTCCTCGCGCCTGCGCGTGGCCCGGGTGGTGTACCAGCGCCTGCTGGAGCTGCGCGAGAGCGATTCCGACGTCGCGCTTCGCCACGTGTGGGCGCACAAGGGGGGCATGTTTGCCGATGGCGCCCAGAGCTTTGAAGAGATCAGCCGCCGCATCTACCAGCTGGTCAGCAGCCGCTTGCCGGCCGATCAGGCGGTGCGCATGCTGCTCAAGCCGCTGATGCTGCCGCGCAAGGTGGAGAGCTGGATCGAAAAACCCCTGGCTGGCCTGGCGCGGCGCGTGGTGGCGTCATGA
- the smc gene encoding chromosome segregation protein SMC, whose translation MRLNSIKLSGFKSFAEPTNFMLPGQLVGVVGPNGCGKSNIMDAVRWVLGESKASELRGESMQDVIFNGTTTRKPASRSSVELVFDNADHRAGGQWAQFAEISVKRVLTRDGTSSYYINNQPVRRRDVQDVFLGTGLGPRAYAIIGQGTISRIIESRPEELRLFLEEAAGVSKYKERRRETENRLTDTRENLTRVEDILRELNANLEKLEKQAEVAQQYQNLQASAQLKQNQLWFLKRAEAEEGQVKLKADADKAVNDLESRVADLRHVEADLETIRQAHYAAGDQVNQAQGLLYEASAEVGRLEAEIRFVVEGRQRAEQRLVQLKEQIAQWAARKQEAEDEIEHLAAQGEQAEEQAITLAAQLEEQQGALPDLEDALRQAQGKSAEQRTAVGQVQQQIQVLAAEQRGIEEQTRQLNARRDKLAADKNALAAPDEQRLLNLQSQLSAAQESHEVTDARLHELQDSVPQLDDARRAAQQAVNAESAKHADLTARLEALKALQEKVKTDGKLKPWLQKHGLDGLQGLWSRIHVEPGWENALEAALRERMAALEVSRLDMVRAFAADAPPAKLAFYSPPSAALPEAPGALPRLADLLRLNDAGQKALLADWLAGCYTSDSIESALGMRERLKIGEAIYVKSGHCVTAHSVSFYAPDSEQAGLLARAQEIENLEKQQRAQSLISEEARNALIKAEAAYSDASQRLSTTRREAAEAQQRAHELQVETLRLTQLAEQTRARSEQIAGDLAEVDASLDELQERRVTAEARFEELDMQLADTQERHAQLDERVIDAERKLAEAREQQRTLERQAQEATFAQRSLQARRGELARTIDTATQQAASIDAEQQRAQDELTRLTDAAAQAGLQTALALKLEREQALGAQRSTYDDLTTKLRASDERRLQFERELDPLRQRITDLQLKEQAARLGTEQYTQHLADAQADLAAVEQSILEGNVRLQGLQGDIDRLHRDIQALGAVNLAALDELTTARERKQFLDAQNADLTEAMTTLEDAIKKIDAETRDLLGGTFNTVNEHFGRMFPELFGGGHARLVMTGEEILDSGVQVMAQPPGKKNQTIHLLSGGEKALTAIALVFAIFQLNPAPFCLLDEVDAPLDDANTERYSKLVTKMSGQGTQFLFISHNKIAMEMAEQLIGVTMQEQGVSRIVAVDMESAVTMAET comes from the coding sequence GTGCGTCTCAACTCGATCAAGCTTTCGGGCTTCAAGTCCTTCGCCGAACCCACCAATTTCATGCTGCCGGGCCAGCTGGTCGGCGTGGTGGGCCCCAACGGTTGCGGCAAGTCCAACATCATGGACGCCGTGCGCTGGGTGCTGGGCGAAAGCAAGGCCAGTGAACTGCGCGGCGAGTCGATGCAGGACGTCATCTTCAACGGCACCACCACGCGCAAACCGGCGTCGCGTTCGTCCGTTGAATTGGTGTTCGACAACGCCGACCACCGCGCCGGCGGCCAGTGGGCGCAGTTTGCCGAGATTTCGGTCAAGCGCGTGCTGACGCGCGACGGCACCAGCAGCTACTACATCAACAACCAGCCGGTGCGCCGGCGTGATGTGCAGGACGTGTTCCTGGGCACGGGCCTGGGCCCGCGCGCCTACGCCATCATCGGCCAGGGCACCATCAGCCGCATCATCGAATCGCGCCCCGAAGAGCTGCGCCTGTTCCTGGAAGAAGCGGCCGGCGTCAGCAAATACAAGGAGCGCCGGCGCGAGACGGAAAACCGCCTGACCGACACGCGCGAGAACCTGACGCGCGTCGAAGACATCCTGCGCGAGTTGAACGCCAACCTGGAGAAGCTGGAAAAGCAGGCCGAGGTCGCGCAGCAATACCAAAACCTGCAAGCGTCGGCGCAGCTCAAGCAGAACCAGCTCTGGTTTTTGAAGCGCGCCGAAGCGGAAGAAGGCCAGGTCAAGCTCAAGGCGGATGCGGACAAGGCCGTCAACGACCTCGAATCGCGCGTGGCCGATCTGCGCCACGTCGAGGCCGATCTGGAAACGATTAGACAGGCGCACTACGCAGCGGGCGATCAGGTGAACCAGGCGCAGGGCCTGCTGTACGAAGCCAGCGCTGAAGTCGGCCGGCTGGAGGCCGAAATCCGCTTCGTGGTGGAAGGCCGCCAGCGCGCCGAGCAGCGCCTGGTGCAGCTGAAAGAGCAGATCGCCCAATGGGCCGCGCGCAAGCAGGAGGCCGAGGACGAAATCGAGCACCTGGCCGCGCAGGGCGAGCAGGCCGAAGAACAAGCCATCACCCTCGCCGCGCAGTTGGAAGAGCAACAAGGCGCGTTGCCCGACCTGGAAGACGCGCTGCGGCAGGCGCAGGGCAAATCCGCCGAGCAGCGCACCGCCGTCGGCCAGGTGCAGCAGCAGATCCAGGTGCTGGCGGCCGAGCAGCGCGGGATCGAGGAGCAAACGCGCCAGTTGAACGCGCGGCGCGACAAACTGGCCGCCGACAAGAACGCGCTGGCCGCGCCCGACGAGCAGCGCCTGCTCAATCTGCAATCGCAACTCAGCGCCGCGCAGGAAAGCCACGAAGTCACCGACGCCCGCCTGCACGAGCTGCAAGACAGCGTTCCGCAGCTCGACGACGCCCGCCGCGCCGCCCAGCAGGCCGTCAATGCCGAAAGTGCGAAGCACGCCGACCTCACGGCGCGGCTGGAGGCGCTGAAAGCGCTGCAGGAAAAGGTCAAGACCGACGGCAAGCTCAAGCCCTGGCTGCAAAAGCACGGGCTGGACGGGCTGCAAGGGCTGTGGAGCCGCATCCATGTGGAGCCCGGCTGGGAAAACGCGCTGGAAGCCGCGCTGCGCGAGCGCATGGCGGCGCTCGAAGTCAGCCGCCTGGACATGGTGCGCGCCTTCGCCGCCGACGCGCCGCCGGCCAAGCTGGCCTTCTACAGCCCGCCCAGCGCGGCGCTGCCCGAAGCGCCCGGCGCGCTGCCGCGCCTGGCCGATCTGCTGCGGCTGAACGATGCGGGGCAAAAGGCGCTGCTGGCCGACTGGCTGGCCGGCTGCTACACCAGCGATAGCATCGAATCGGCGCTGGGTATGCGCGAGCGGCTGAAAATCGGTGAAGCCATCTACGTGAAAAGCGGTCATTGCGTCACCGCCCACAGCGTCAGCTTCTACGCGCCTGATTCCGAACAAGCCGGTCTGCTGGCGCGTGCGCAGGAAATCGAGAACCTGGAAAAGCAGCAGCGCGCCCAGTCGCTCATCAGCGAGGAAGCGCGCAACGCCCTGATCAAGGCCGAGGCCGCCTACAGCGACGCCAGCCAGCGCCTGTCGACCACGCGGCGCGAAGCGGCCGAGGCGCAGCAGCGCGCGCACGAATTGCAGGTTGAGACGCTGCGCCTGACGCAGCTGGCCGAGCAGACCCGCGCGCGCAGCGAGCAGATCGCTGGCGATCTGGCCGAAGTCGATGCCAGCCTGGACGAGTTGCAGGAGCGCCGCGTGACGGCCGAAGCGCGCTTTGAAGAGCTGGACATGCAACTGGCCGACACGCAGGAGCGCCACGCGCAACTGGACGAGCGCGTGATCGACGCCGAGCGCAAGCTGGCCGAGGCGCGCGAGCAGCAGCGCACGTTGGAGCGCCAGGCGCAAGAGGCCACCTTCGCCCAGCGCAGCCTGCAGGCGCGGCGCGGCGAGCTGGCGCGCACCATCGACACCGCCACCCAACAGGCCGCCAGCATCGACGCCGAACAGCAGCGCGCGCAGGACGAACTCACGCGCCTGACCGACGCCGCCGCGCAGGCCGGGTTGCAAACCGCACTGGCGCTGAAGCTGGAGCGCGAGCAGGCTCTGGGCGCGCAGCGCAGCACCTACGACGACCTGACCACCAAGCTGCGCGCGTCCGACGAACGCCGCCTGCAGTTCGAGCGCGAGCTCGATCCGCTGCGCCAGCGCATCACCGACCTGCAACTGAAAGAACAGGCCGCGCGTCTGGGCACCGAGCAGTACACGCAACATCTGGCCGACGCCCAAGCCGACTTGGCGGCGGTGGAGCAGTCCATCCTCGAGGGCAACGTGCGCCTGCAAGGCCTGCAGGGCGACATCGACCGGCTGCACCGCGACATCCAGGCGCTGGGCGCCGTCAACCTGGCGGCGCTGGACGAGCTGACCACGGCGCGCGAGCGCAAGCAGTTCCTCGACGCGCAGAACGCCGACCTGACCGAGGCCATGACCACGCTGGAAGACGCCATCAAGAAAATCGATGCCGAAACGCGCGATCTGCTGGGCGGCACCTTCAACACCGTCAACGAGCATTTCGGCCGCATGTTCCCCGAGCTGTTCGGCGGCGGCCATGCGCGGCTGGTGATGACGGGCGAGGAAATCTTGGATTCCGGCGTGCAGGTCATGGCGCAGCCGCCGGGCAAGAAGAACCAGACGATTCATCTGCTGTCGGGCGGCGAGAAAGCGCTGACGGCCATTGCGCTGGTGTTCGCCATCTTCCAGCTCAACCCGGCGCCGTTCTGCCTGCTGGACGAGGTCGATGCGCCGCTGGACGACGCCAACACCGAGCGCTATTCAAAACTGGTGACGAAGATGAGCGGGCAGGGCACGCAATTCCTGTTCATCAGCCACAACAAGATCGCCATGGAAATGGCCGAGCAGTTGATTGGCGTGACGATGCAGGAGCAGGGCGTCTCGCGCATCGTGGCGGTGGACATGGAAAGCGCCGTCACCATGGCGGAAACATGA
- a CDS encoding cell division protein ZipA C-terminal FtsZ-binding domain-containing protein: MSSLQVGLAVAGGLILGGVIAYNTWNARRHEPRQAQPDTQPQPLPEQRVEPVIDGAMAEPERREPVLDPDMDNRPPPDFATTSTLAMLPLPDRRPRMDALIDVIAPIALDGRVVSGDALLAALPATRRVGSKPFAVEGQNERSGEWEHPVAGQRYTTCQAGVQLANRTGALNEIEYSEFVMKAQHYADAVGGAPDFPEMLEEVARARELDQFAGQHDAQLGFTLRARGTAWSPGFVQQQAAKLGFVAGAIPGRMVLPSSEPGLPPILDLSFDAQAALSDDLAHSALKEITLNLDVPQVHRHERPFARLRDAAFTLAEAMGGVITDDAGQPLRSETIDTIGADLERLYGTLEAHDLAAGSPQARRLFS, encoded by the coding sequence ATGAGTTCTCTACAAGTGGGCTTGGCCGTGGCCGGCGGTCTGATTCTGGGCGGCGTGATCGCCTACAACACCTGGAACGCGCGCCGCCACGAGCCGCGCCAGGCGCAGCCCGACACGCAGCCGCAGCCCTTGCCCGAGCAACGGGTCGAACCCGTCATTGACGGCGCCATGGCCGAGCCCGAGCGGCGCGAGCCCGTGCTCGACCCCGACATGGACAACCGGCCGCCGCCTGACTTCGCCACCACCTCCACACTGGCCATGCTGCCGCTGCCCGACCGGCGCCCGCGCATGGACGCGCTGATCGACGTCATCGCCCCGATCGCGCTCGATGGCCGCGTGGTCTCCGGCGACGCGCTGCTGGCCGCGTTGCCGGCCACGCGCCGCGTGGGCAGCAAACCGTTTGCCGTCGAAGGCCAGAACGAACGCAGCGGCGAATGGGAGCACCCGGTGGCCGGACAGCGCTACACCACTTGCCAGGCCGGTGTGCAATTGGCCAACCGCACCGGCGCGCTGAACGAGATCGAGTATTCCGAATTCGTCATGAAGGCGCAGCACTACGCCGACGCCGTGGGCGGCGCGCCCGACTTTCCCGAGATGCTGGAAGAAGTTGCACGGGCCCGCGAGCTGGACCAGTTCGCCGGTCAGCACGATGCGCAGCTCGGCTTCACGCTGCGCGCGCGCGGCACCGCGTGGAGCCCGGGTTTCGTGCAGCAGCAGGCCGCCAAACTGGGCTTCGTGGCCGGCGCCATCCCTGGGCGCATGGTGTTGCCCTCGTCCGAGCCGGGACTGCCGCCGATCCTGGATCTGAGCTTCGATGCGCAGGCAGCGCTGTCGGATGACCTGGCTCACTCGGCGCTCAAGGAAATCACGCTCAACCTCGACGTTCCGCAAGTGCACCGCCACGAGCGGCCTTTTGCGCGCCTGCGCGACGCCGCCTTCACGCTGGCCGAGGCGATGGGCGGCGTCATCACCGACGATGCCGGCCAGCCGCTGCGCTCCGAAACCATCGACACCATCGGCGCTGATCTTGAGCGCCTGTACGGCACGCTGGAGGCGCACGACCTGGCGGCCGGATCGCCCCAGGCGCGCCGCCTGTTCAGTTGA
- a CDS encoding ROK family protein — translation MTALRLGIDLGGTKIEIAALDAQGAFVLRERVPTPRGDYPATLRAIAALVEQAEQRLGVAGLPLGMGIPGSLSPRTGRVRNANSTALNGQPLGDDLQALLQRPVRLENDANCLALSEATDGAGAGAGVVFAAILGTGVGAGVAVHGRVLRGCNGVAGEWGHNPLPRADAHELAPVCWCGRAGCQELFLSGPGLAADHARCGAAALSTADIVAAARAGDGAAAASLTRYAERLARALAQVINVLDPDVIVLGGGMSNVGALYEQVPRLWAPHVFSDVVRTALRPARHGDSSGVRGAAWLAAGGDLLASR, via the coding sequence TTGACGGCGCTGCGCCTGGGCATTGACCTGGGCGGCACCAAGATCGAGATTGCCGCGCTGGACGCCCAGGGTGCCTTCGTGCTGCGTGAGCGCGTGCCGACGCCGCGGGGCGATTACCCGGCCACGCTGCGCGCCATCGCCGCGCTGGTGGAGCAGGCCGAGCAGCGCCTGGGCGTGGCGGGCTTGCCGCTGGGCATGGGCATTCCCGGCAGCCTGTCGCCGCGGACGGGGCGCGTGCGCAACGCCAATTCAACGGCCCTCAACGGCCAGCCGCTCGGCGACGATTTGCAGGCGCTGCTGCAGCGCCCGGTGCGTTTGGAAAATGATGCCAACTGCTTGGCGCTGTCCGAGGCGACCGATGGCGCGGGCGCTGGCGCCGGCGTGGTGTTCGCGGCCATCCTGGGCACCGGCGTGGGCGCGGGCGTGGCGGTGCATGGGCGCGTGCTGCGTGGGTGCAACGGGGTGGCTGGCGAATGGGGCCACAACCCGCTGCCACGCGCCGACGCGCACGAGCTGGCGCCGGTGTGCTGGTGCGGCCGCGCGGGCTGTCAGGAGCTGTTTCTGTCCGGACCTGGGCTGGCGGCCGATCACGCCCGCTGTGGCGCCGCCGCGCTGAGCACCGCGGACATCGTGGCCGCCGCGCGCGCGGGCGACGGCGCAGCCGCGGCCAGCCTGACGCGCTACGCCGAGCGGCTGGCGCGTGCGCTGGCGCAGGTCATCAATGTGCTCGATCCCGACGTGATCGTGCTGGGCGGCGGCATGAGCAACGTGGGCGCGCTGTACGAGCAGGTGCCTCGGCTGTGGGCGCCGCACGTCTTCAGCGATGTGGTGCGCACCGCGCTGCGGCCGGCGCGGCACGGCGATTCGTCCGGCGTGCGCGGGGCGGCATGGCTGGCTGCGGGTGGCGATCTATTGGCTTCCCGGTGA